In Cucurbita pepo subsp. pepo cultivar mu-cu-16 chromosome LG04, ASM280686v2, whole genome shotgun sequence, the following are encoded in one genomic region:
- the LOC111793259 gene encoding probable UDP-N-acetylglucosamine--peptide N-acetylglucosaminyltransferase SEC isoform X1, producing MISVQGEVRHQQLLAGTGTGTGTGVSRAGFVSDRGGESFAVKAEPPSLSLVKFESADSLEVDEETYLALAHKKYKNGDYKQALEHSTVVYERNSLRTDNLLLMGAIYYQLGDFDMCIAKNEEALRIEPRFAECYGNMANAWKEKGNIDLAIRYYLLAIELRPNFCDAWSNLASAYMRKGRLGEAAQCCRQALALNPLLVDAHSNLGNLMKTQGLVQEAYSCYLEALRIQPTFAIAWSNLAGLFMESGDLNRALQYYKEAVKLKPQFPDAYLNLGNVYKALGMPQEAILCYQRAIQMRPNYAIAYGNLASTYYEQSQLDLAILHYKQAITCDPRFLEAYNNLGNALKEFGRVDEAIQCYNQCLSLQPSHPQALTNLGNIYMEWNMVPAAASYYKATLRVTTGLSAPFNNLAIIYKQQGNYADAISCYNEVLRIDPLAADGLVNRGNTYKEIGRVSEAIQDYIRAINIRPTMAEAHANLASAYKDSGHVEAAIKSYKQALLLRPEFPEATCNLLHTLRCVCNWEDRDKMFAEVEGIIKRQINMSVLPSVQPFHAIAYPIDPLLALEISRSYASHCLKIASRFSLPSFNHPSPVPIKKNGGFERLRVGYVSSDFGNHPLSHLMGSVFGMHNREHVEVFCYALSPNDNTEWRQRIQFEAEHFVDVSAMTSDVIAKMINEDKIQILINLNGYTKGARNEIFAMQPAPIQVSYMGFPGTTGATYIDYLVSDEFVSPLRYAHIYSEKIVHLPHCYFVNDYKQKNLDVLAPNCQHKRSDYGLPDGKFIFACFNQLYKMDPEIFNTWCNILKRVPNSALWLLRFPAAGEMRLRAYAAAQGVQPEQIIFTDVAMKNEHISRSALADLFLDTPLCNAHTTGTDILWAGLPMITLPLEKMATRVAGSLCLATGLGDEMIVSSMKEYEEKAVSLALNRPKLQALTNKLKAVRMTCPLFDTARWVRNLERSYFKMWNLHCSGQRPQHFKVTENNLEYPFDR from the exons ATGATTTCGGTACAAGGCGAGGTTCGCCATCAGCAGCTGCTGGCGGGGACTGGGACTGGGACTGGGACTGGGGTTTCTCGAGCTGGGTTTGTCTCTGATCGTGGTGGCGAGTCGTTTGCAGTGAAGGCGGAGCCCCCATCGCTCAGCCTGGTTAAGTTCGAGAGTGCTGATTCTCTTGAAG TTGATGAAGAAACCTATTTGGCTCTTGCACATAAGAAGTACAAGAATGGTGATTATAAGCAGGCGCTGGAGCATAGTACTGTAGTTTATGAGAGGAATTCCCTGCGCACAGATAATCTTCTTCTGATGGGTGCCATATACTATCAG TTGGGTGATTTTGATATGTGTATTGCGAAAAACGAAGAAGCTCTCCGTATAGAGCCACGCTTTGCTGAGTGTTATGGAAACATGGCTAATGCTTGGAAG gaaaaaggaaatattgaTCTTGCAATTCGTTACTATCTACTTGCCATTGAG CTTCGACCCAATTTTTGTGATGCATGGTCGAACTTGGCTAGTGCATACATGCGAAAAGGCAGGCTTGGTGAGGCCGCACAATGTTGTCGGCAGGCACTTGCGTTGAATCCCCTTCTG GTTGATGCTCATAGCAACCTTGGCAATCTCATGAAAACACAAGGGCTGGTTCAAGAA GCATACAGCTGCTACCTTGAAGCTTTACGTATACAGCCTACATTTGCTATTGCCTGGTCAAATCTTGCTGGTCTTTTCATGGAATCTGGTGACCTTAACAGAGCACTTCAATACTACAAG gaGGCCGTAAAACTCAAACCCCAATTTCCAGATGCCTATTTGAATCTGGGAAATGTTTATAAG gCTTTGGGAATGCCTCAGGAGGCAATTTTGTGCTACCAACGTGCTATTCAGATGCGACCCAACTATGCAATAGCATATG GTAATTTGGCAAGTACTTATTATGAACAAAGTCAACTTGATCTGGCAATACTTCATTACAAGCAAGCTATTACATGTGATCCTAGATTTTTGGAGGCCTACAACAATTTG GGTAATGCTCTTAAGGAGTTTGGCAGAGTGGATGAGGCTATCCAATGTTACAAT CAATGCCTTTCTCTGCAACCTAGCCACCCACAAGCTCTTACCAACCTTgggaatatatatatggaatg GAATATGGTGCCTGCTGCTGCTTCATATTATAAGGCCACACTTAGAGTAACTACTGGATTGTCAGCCCCCTTTAACAATCTCGCCATCATATATAAACAACAG GGAAATTATGCGGATGCAATTTCGTGCTACAATGAGGTTCTTCGTATTGATCCATTGGCAGCCGATGGCCTTGTCAATAGGGGAAACACTTATAAGGAAATTGGTAGAGTGAGTGAAGCAATTCAGGACTACATACGGGCCATCAATATTCGGCCTACTATGGCTGAAGCGCATGCTAATTTAGCTTCAGCTTATAAGGACAG TGGACATGTGGAGGCAGCTATCAAGAGCTATAAACAAGCATTGCTTCTGCGGCCTGAGTTTCCTGAGGCAACATGCAACCTTTTGCATACATTAAGG TGTGTCTGCAACTGGGAGGACCGTGATAAAATGTTTGCTGAGGTAGAGGGGATTATCAAGAGGCAAATTAAT ATGTCTGTTCTACCAAGTGTTCAACCTTTTCATGCAATAGCATACCCGATTGACCCTTTGCTTGCACTTGAAATTAG CCGCAGTTACGCATCACACTGCTTGAAAATTGCATCTCGATTTTCACTTCCAAGTTTCAATCACCCTTCACCAGTTcctataaagaaaaatggtggATTTGAGAGGCTTAGGGTTGG CTATGTAAGCAGTGACTTCGGTAATCACCCCTTGTCCCATCTTATGGGATCTGTTTTTGGTATGCACAACAGAGAGCATGTTGAG GTCTTTTGCTATGCTTTGAGTCCAAACGATAATACAGAGTGGAGACAGCGTATTCAATTTGAAGCCGAGCACTTCGTTGATGTCTCTGCAATGACATCTGATGTGATTGCAAAAATGATAAATGAAGACAAAATACAAAtactaataaatttgaatggttATACTAAG GGGGCTAGAAATGAAATATTCGCCATGCAGCCTGCACCTATTCAGGTTTCATACATGGGGTTTCCAGGAACAACAGGGGCAACTTACATAGATTATTTAGTGTCTGATGAG TTTGTTTCACCTTTACGTTATGCACATATTTACTCTGAGAAGATTGTCCACCTCCCTCACTGTTATTTTGTCAATGATTATAAGCAG AAAAATCTGGATGTGTTGGCTCCAAATTGCCAGCACAAACGTTCAGATTATGGATTACCTGATGGGAAATTCATTTTTGCTTGCTTTAATCAGTTGTACAAAATGGATCCAGAGATCTTCAACACCTG GTGCAATATTCTTAAACGTGTGCCAAACAGTGCACTTTGGCTTCTCAGATTCCCGGCTGCTGGTGAAATGAGACTTCGAGCAT ATGCTGCTGCGCAAGGAGTGCAACCAGAGCAAATAATTTTCACAGATGTTGCCATGAAAAATGAACATATCAGTCGTAGTGCCTTAGCAGATTTATTCCTGGATAC GCCTTTGTGCAATGCACATACAACAGGAACAGACATTTTATGGGCAGGTTTACCAATGATTACCCTGCCTCTGGAGAAAATGGCTACCAGGGTTGCTGGTTCTCTCTGTCTTGCAACTGGACTGGGAGACGAAATGATTGTTAGCAG CATGAAAGAATACGAGGAGAAGGCCGTGTCATTGGCATTGAATCGGCCAAAACTGCAAGCACTTACCAACAAATTGAAGGCAGTGAGGATGACTTGCCCTCTGTTCGACACGGCTCGATGG GTGAGGAACCTGGAGAGGTCATACTTCAAAATGTGGAACTTGCATTGTTCTGGACAACGTCCGCAACATTTCAAAGTGACCGAAAACAACTTGGAGTATCCCTTTGATAGATAG
- the LOC111793259 gene encoding probable UDP-N-acetylglucosamine--peptide N-acetylglucosaminyltransferase SEC isoform X2 → MMAYSCYLEALRIQPTFAIAWSNLAGLFMESGDLNRALQYYKEAVKLKPQFPDAYLNLGNVYKALGMPQEAILCYQRAIQMRPNYAIAYGNLASTYYEQSQLDLAILHYKQAITCDPRFLEAYNNLGNALKEFGRVDEAIQCYNQCLSLQPSHPQALTNLGNIYMEWNMVPAAASYYKATLRVTTGLSAPFNNLAIIYKQQGNYADAISCYNEVLRIDPLAADGLVNRGNTYKEIGRVSEAIQDYIRAINIRPTMAEAHANLASAYKDSGHVEAAIKSYKQALLLRPEFPEATCNLLHTLRCVCNWEDRDKMFAEVEGIIKRQINMSVLPSVQPFHAIAYPIDPLLALEISRSYASHCLKIASRFSLPSFNHPSPVPIKKNGGFERLRVGYVSSDFGNHPLSHLMGSVFGMHNREHVEVFCYALSPNDNTEWRQRIQFEAEHFVDVSAMTSDVIAKMINEDKIQILINLNGYTKGARNEIFAMQPAPIQVSYMGFPGTTGATYIDYLVSDEFVSPLRYAHIYSEKIVHLPHCYFVNDYKQKNLDVLAPNCQHKRSDYGLPDGKFIFACFNQLYKMDPEIFNTWCNILKRVPNSALWLLRFPAAGEMRLRAYAAAQGVQPEQIIFTDVAMKNEHISRSALADLFLDTPLCNAHTTGTDILWAGLPMITLPLEKMATRVAGSLCLATGLGDEMIVSSMKEYEEKAVSLALNRPKLQALTNKLKAVRMTCPLFDTARWVRNLERSYFKMWNLHCSGQRPQHFKVTENNLEYPFDR, encoded by the exons ATGATG GCATACAGCTGCTACCTTGAAGCTTTACGTATACAGCCTACATTTGCTATTGCCTGGTCAAATCTTGCTGGTCTTTTCATGGAATCTGGTGACCTTAACAGAGCACTTCAATACTACAAG gaGGCCGTAAAACTCAAACCCCAATTTCCAGATGCCTATTTGAATCTGGGAAATGTTTATAAG gCTTTGGGAATGCCTCAGGAGGCAATTTTGTGCTACCAACGTGCTATTCAGATGCGACCCAACTATGCAATAGCATATG GTAATTTGGCAAGTACTTATTATGAACAAAGTCAACTTGATCTGGCAATACTTCATTACAAGCAAGCTATTACATGTGATCCTAGATTTTTGGAGGCCTACAACAATTTG GGTAATGCTCTTAAGGAGTTTGGCAGAGTGGATGAGGCTATCCAATGTTACAAT CAATGCCTTTCTCTGCAACCTAGCCACCCACAAGCTCTTACCAACCTTgggaatatatatatggaatg GAATATGGTGCCTGCTGCTGCTTCATATTATAAGGCCACACTTAGAGTAACTACTGGATTGTCAGCCCCCTTTAACAATCTCGCCATCATATATAAACAACAG GGAAATTATGCGGATGCAATTTCGTGCTACAATGAGGTTCTTCGTATTGATCCATTGGCAGCCGATGGCCTTGTCAATAGGGGAAACACTTATAAGGAAATTGGTAGAGTGAGTGAAGCAATTCAGGACTACATACGGGCCATCAATATTCGGCCTACTATGGCTGAAGCGCATGCTAATTTAGCTTCAGCTTATAAGGACAG TGGACATGTGGAGGCAGCTATCAAGAGCTATAAACAAGCATTGCTTCTGCGGCCTGAGTTTCCTGAGGCAACATGCAACCTTTTGCATACATTAAGG TGTGTCTGCAACTGGGAGGACCGTGATAAAATGTTTGCTGAGGTAGAGGGGATTATCAAGAGGCAAATTAAT ATGTCTGTTCTACCAAGTGTTCAACCTTTTCATGCAATAGCATACCCGATTGACCCTTTGCTTGCACTTGAAATTAG CCGCAGTTACGCATCACACTGCTTGAAAATTGCATCTCGATTTTCACTTCCAAGTTTCAATCACCCTTCACCAGTTcctataaagaaaaatggtggATTTGAGAGGCTTAGGGTTGG CTATGTAAGCAGTGACTTCGGTAATCACCCCTTGTCCCATCTTATGGGATCTGTTTTTGGTATGCACAACAGAGAGCATGTTGAG GTCTTTTGCTATGCTTTGAGTCCAAACGATAATACAGAGTGGAGACAGCGTATTCAATTTGAAGCCGAGCACTTCGTTGATGTCTCTGCAATGACATCTGATGTGATTGCAAAAATGATAAATGAAGACAAAATACAAAtactaataaatttgaatggttATACTAAG GGGGCTAGAAATGAAATATTCGCCATGCAGCCTGCACCTATTCAGGTTTCATACATGGGGTTTCCAGGAACAACAGGGGCAACTTACATAGATTATTTAGTGTCTGATGAG TTTGTTTCACCTTTACGTTATGCACATATTTACTCTGAGAAGATTGTCCACCTCCCTCACTGTTATTTTGTCAATGATTATAAGCAG AAAAATCTGGATGTGTTGGCTCCAAATTGCCAGCACAAACGTTCAGATTATGGATTACCTGATGGGAAATTCATTTTTGCTTGCTTTAATCAGTTGTACAAAATGGATCCAGAGATCTTCAACACCTG GTGCAATATTCTTAAACGTGTGCCAAACAGTGCACTTTGGCTTCTCAGATTCCCGGCTGCTGGTGAAATGAGACTTCGAGCAT ATGCTGCTGCGCAAGGAGTGCAACCAGAGCAAATAATTTTCACAGATGTTGCCATGAAAAATGAACATATCAGTCGTAGTGCCTTAGCAGATTTATTCCTGGATAC GCCTTTGTGCAATGCACATACAACAGGAACAGACATTTTATGGGCAGGTTTACCAATGATTACCCTGCCTCTGGAGAAAATGGCTACCAGGGTTGCTGGTTCTCTCTGTCTTGCAACTGGACTGGGAGACGAAATGATTGTTAGCAG CATGAAAGAATACGAGGAGAAGGCCGTGTCATTGGCATTGAATCGGCCAAAACTGCAAGCACTTACCAACAAATTGAAGGCAGTGAGGATGACTTGCCCTCTGTTCGACACGGCTCGATGG GTGAGGAACCTGGAGAGGTCATACTTCAAAATGTGGAACTTGCATTGTTCTGGACAACGTCCGCAACATTTCAAAGTGACCGAAAACAACTTGGAGTATCCCTTTGATAGATAG
- the LOC111793260 gene encoding bifunctional TH2 protein, mitochondrial-like isoform X1: protein MPPRLAMLSQVDFDGPLARRLWNKCRRESTLSKYTPFCVCLACGCLDIDTFRCYIDQDIHFLEAFAQAYELAAECADDDDAKHSIIELRKEVTEELKMHASFVKEWGGEDRKAAPVSPATVKYTEFLLATASGMIEGLNLATPFERTKVPAYALGAMTPCMRLYAYLASEFKVAIGPVYGDHLYKTWIENYASPGFEKAAERIEDVLEKVATTLTGEELDTIEKLYNKAMKLELDFFWSQPVGQKTVVPLIRNHNPAVDRLVIFSDYDLTCTVVDSSAILAEIAIVRAPKSIPNPDPDQPAEEQTIRMTSAELKNRWGDISRQYTDEYEDCIDRITTSRTDEFRYDDLCRALEQLSAFEKRANDRVIKSRLLKGLNFDDIKRAGEHLIIQEGCFKFFSTASRNERLNVGINIVSYCWCGDLIRSSFNSAGLLTQVSIQCNEFMFEEAVSTGDLVRKIESPIDKVRTFRKILGNYSTDKSNFSLYIGDAVGDLLCLLEADIGIVIGSSSSLRRLATRYGVSFVPLYPNVVRKQKVLTGETPLSWKRLSGVLYTVSSWAEIHALVLGC from the exons ATGCCTCCCCGTTTGGCCATGCTGTCACAAGTCGACTTTGATGGCCCACTTGCTCGGAGATTGTGGAATAAGTGCCGTAGAGAGTCGACACTCTCGAAGTACACCCCGTTCTGCGTTTGTCTCGCTTGCGGGTGTCTCGATATTGATACATTCCGCTGCTATATTGATCAGGATATTCATTTCCTCGAGGCGTTTGCTCAGGC GTATGAATTAGCTGCAGAATGtgctgatgatgatgatgcaaaaCATTCAATCATTGAGCTGAGAAAGGAAGTGACAGAAGAACTGAAAATGCATGCTTCATTTGTTAAG GAATGGGGTGGTGAGGACAGAAAAGCAGCTCCTGTCAGCCCTGCTACGGTCAAATACACCGAGTTTTTGTTGGCAACAGCGTCTGGCATGATTGAAGGACTTAATCTTGCAACCCCATTTGAAAGAACAAAGGTTCCTGCTTATGCTCTAGGTGCCATGACACCTTGCATGAGGCTCTACGCCTATTTAGCTTCAGAGTTTAAGGTAGCTATTGGTCCAGTCTATGGTGATCACCTCTACAAGACATGGATCGAAAACTATGCATCGCCCGGTTTTGAG AAAGCAGCTGAGAGAATTGAAGACGTGCTTGAGAAAGTCGCTACTACTTTGACTGGTGAAGAGCTTGACACCATTGAGAAGCTTTATAACAAAGCTATGAAACTCGAGCTAGATTTTTTCTGGTCTCAGCCTGTTGGCCAGAAGACTGTTGTTCCGTTGATTAGAAATCACAATCCCGCTGTGGATCGGTTGGTAATCTTTTCGGATTATGATTTGACATGCACTGTTGTTGATTCTTCTGCCATTCTGGCAGAAATTGCAATAGTAAGAGCTCCAAAATCCATTCCAAACCCCGATCCAGATCAACCTGCCGAAGAACAAACTATCCGGATGACATCAGCCGAACTCAAAAATAGATGGGGTGATATTTCCAGGCAGTATACCGACGAGTACGAAGACTGCATCGATAGAATCACAACTTCTAGAACAG ATGAATTTAGGTACGATGATCTTTGTAGAGCTCTTGAGCAACTCTCTGCTTTCGAGAAACGGGCAAATGACAGAGTTATCAAGTCTCGATTGCTTAAGGGCTTGAATTTCGATGATATAAAACGAGCGGGTGAACATCTTATCATTCAAGAAGGGTGTTTCAAATTCTTCTCAACCGCTAGTAGGAATGAAAGATTGAATGTTGGTATAAACATAGTGTCTTATTGTTGGTGTGGGGATCTCATCAGATCATCTTTTAATTCAGCTGGTTTACTAACGCAAGTGAGTATACAATGCAATGAGTTTATGTTTGAAGAAGCAGTTTCTACAGGTGATTTAGTTAGGAAAATAGAATCTCCCATTGATAAAGTCAGGACTTTCAGGAAAATCTTGGGGAATTACAGCACTGATAAAAGCAACTTCAGTTTATACATCGGAGACGCGGTTGGTGACTTGCTTTGCCTACTCGAAGCAGATATAGGAATTGTTATTGGGTCGAGTTCCAGTCTAAGGAGACTGGCGACTCGTTATGGAGTTTCTTTCGTTCCGTTGTACCCGAACGTGGTAAGAAAACAGAAAGTTCTTACCGGAGAGACACCACTCAGCTGGAAAAGATTGTCTGGTGTTCTTTACACCGTCAGTTCTTGGGCTGAAATCCATGCTCTCGTTCTTGGATGCTAg
- the LOC111793260 gene encoding bifunctional TH2 protein, mitochondrial-like isoform X2, which translates to MPPRLAMLSQVDFDGPLARRLWNKCRRESTLSKYTPFCVCLACGCLDIDTFRCYIDQDIHFLEAFAQAYELAAECADDDDAKHSIIELRKEVTEELKMHASFVKEWGGEDRKAAPVSPATVKYTEFLLATASGMIEGLNLATPFERTKVPAYALGAMTPCMRLYAYLASEFKVAIGPVYGDHLYKTWIENYASPGFEKAAERIEDVLEKVATTLTGEELDTIEKLYNKAMKLELDFFWSQPVGQKTVVPLIRNHNPAVDRLVIFSDYDLTCTVVDSSAILAEIAIVRAPKSIPNPDPDQPAEEQTIRMTSAELKNRWGDISRQYTDEYEDCIDRITTSRTDEFRYDDLCRALEQLSAFEKRANDRVIKSRLLKGLNFDDIKRAGEHLIIQEGCFKFFSTASRNERLNVGINIVSYCWCGDLIRSSFNSAGLLTQENLGELQH; encoded by the exons ATGCCTCCCCGTTTGGCCATGCTGTCACAAGTCGACTTTGATGGCCCACTTGCTCGGAGATTGTGGAATAAGTGCCGTAGAGAGTCGACACTCTCGAAGTACACCCCGTTCTGCGTTTGTCTCGCTTGCGGGTGTCTCGATATTGATACATTCCGCTGCTATATTGATCAGGATATTCATTTCCTCGAGGCGTTTGCTCAGGC GTATGAATTAGCTGCAGAATGtgctgatgatgatgatgcaaaaCATTCAATCATTGAGCTGAGAAAGGAAGTGACAGAAGAACTGAAAATGCATGCTTCATTTGTTAAG GAATGGGGTGGTGAGGACAGAAAAGCAGCTCCTGTCAGCCCTGCTACGGTCAAATACACCGAGTTTTTGTTGGCAACAGCGTCTGGCATGATTGAAGGACTTAATCTTGCAACCCCATTTGAAAGAACAAAGGTTCCTGCTTATGCTCTAGGTGCCATGACACCTTGCATGAGGCTCTACGCCTATTTAGCTTCAGAGTTTAAGGTAGCTATTGGTCCAGTCTATGGTGATCACCTCTACAAGACATGGATCGAAAACTATGCATCGCCCGGTTTTGAG AAAGCAGCTGAGAGAATTGAAGACGTGCTTGAGAAAGTCGCTACTACTTTGACTGGTGAAGAGCTTGACACCATTGAGAAGCTTTATAACAAAGCTATGAAACTCGAGCTAGATTTTTTCTGGTCTCAGCCTGTTGGCCAGAAGACTGTTGTTCCGTTGATTAGAAATCACAATCCCGCTGTGGATCGGTTGGTAATCTTTTCGGATTATGATTTGACATGCACTGTTGTTGATTCTTCTGCCATTCTGGCAGAAATTGCAATAGTAAGAGCTCCAAAATCCATTCCAAACCCCGATCCAGATCAACCTGCCGAAGAACAAACTATCCGGATGACATCAGCCGAACTCAAAAATAGATGGGGTGATATTTCCAGGCAGTATACCGACGAGTACGAAGACTGCATCGATAGAATCACAACTTCTAGAACAG ATGAATTTAGGTACGATGATCTTTGTAGAGCTCTTGAGCAACTCTCTGCTTTCGAGAAACGGGCAAATGACAGAGTTATCAAGTCTCGATTGCTTAAGGGCTTGAATTTCGATGATATAAAACGAGCGGGTGAACATCTTATCATTCAAGAAGGGTGTTTCAAATTCTTCTCAACCGCTAGTAGGAATGAAAGATTGAATGTTGGTATAAACATAGTGTCTTATTGTTGGTGTGGGGATCTCATCAGATCATCTTTTAATTCAGCTGGTTTACTAACGCAA GAAAATCTTGGGGAATTACAGCACTGA
- the LOC111793261 gene encoding exosome complex component CSL4, with the protein MTMKEGEEETEFVTPGEVLGKFSDMKPGKGAYVANNTVYASLSGFRRIISPPTDSSDSRPTVEVTGHKAHGAVPAPGSIVIARVTKVMPRMASADIMCVGPKSVKEKFSGVIRQQDVRATEIDKVDMHLSFRPGDIVKALVLSLGDARAYHLSTAKNELGVVSAESTAGAVMVPISWTEMQCPLTGQIQQRKVAKVGGS; encoded by the exons ATGACAATGAAAGAAGGCGAGGAAGAGACTGAATTCGTGACTCCAGGTGAAGTTCTCGGAAAATTTTCGGACATGAAACCTGGGAAAGGCGCTTATGTAGCTAACAACACTGTTTATGCTTCTCTTTCTGGTTTCCGCCGCATTATTTCCCCTCCAACTGATTCTTCGGACTCG AGACCAACTGTGGAAGTGACTGGTCATAAGGCCCATGGTGCCGTTCCAGCTCCTGGATCAATCGTCATTGCTCGA GTTACAAAAGTAATGCCTAGAATGGCATCAGCTGATATCATGTGTGTTGGTCCAAAGTCTGTGAAGGAGAAGTTTAGTGGAGTTATAAG GCAACAAGATGTCCGAGCAACGGAGATTGATAAAGTAGACATGCATTTGTCCTTTCGACCCGGTGACATCGTCAAAGCTCTTGTT CTTTCTCTAGGAGATGCAAGGGCCTATCATCTGTCAACTGCAAAAAACGAACTCGGGGTCGTCTCTGCAGAAAGTACAGCAG GTGCAGTAATGGTTCCCATAAGTTGGACGGAAATGCAGTGTCCATTAACAGGCCAAATTCAGCAAAGAAAAGTTGCCAAAGTTGGAGGATCATGA
- the LOC111793262 gene encoding uncharacterized protein LOC111793262, which yields MGRTRGVSVAMALFCVLLVVLQSFSLVCGLTYSYQHVSSLRFYRIQNHLDSINKPPLLTIQSPDGDIIDCVHKRKQPALDHPLLKNHKIQRAPTGWPKMKKNERRAGSGAGGPFQTWHVNATRCPKGTIPVRRSTVKDVLRAKSLFDFGKKKRPILLDRQMDAPDVVSGNGHEHAIAYTRSPGEMYGAKATINVWEPSIQMVNEFSLSQIWILSGSFDGSDLNSIEAGWQVSPELYGDSRPRLFTYWTSDAYQATGCYNLLCAGFVQTNSRIAIGAAISPVSSLTGNQYDITILIWKDPKLGNWWMGFGDNTLVGYWPAELFTHLADHATMVEWGGEVVNSRSNGQHTSTQMGSGHFANDGFGKASYFRNLEIVDSDNNLSDVQEISTLAENTNCYNIMSSYNDQWGTHFYYGGPGRNPECQ from the exons ATGGGAAGAACAAGAGGGGTTTCAGTTGCAATGGCATTGTTCTgtgttcttcttgttgttcttcagAGCTTCTCTTTGGTGTGTGGCCTCACTTATAGCTATCAACATGTTAGTAGCTTGAGATTTTACAGGATTCAAAACCATTTGGACTCCATTAACAAGCCTCCTCTTCTCACCATTCAG agcCCAGATGGTGATATTATAGATTGTgttcataaaagaaaacagcCAGCTCTGGATCATCCCCTCTTGAAGAACCACAAAATTCag AGAGCACCAACAGGGTGGccgaaaatgaagaagaatgaacGGAGGGCAGGATCAGGTGCGGGAGGTCCATTTCAAACTTGGCATGTGAACGCGACACGGTGTCCAAAGGGAACTATTCCGGTGCGGCGCAGCACAGTGAAGGATGTGTTAAGAGCCAAGTCTTTGTTTGACTTTGGGAAGAAGAAACGACCGATTCTGCTTGATCGACAAATGGACGCTCCTGATGTGGTCAGTGGGAATGGTCACGAG CATGCGATCGCATACACTAGATCGCCTGGGGAGATGTACGGAGCGAAGGCGACGATAAACGTGTGGGAACCGTCCATCCAAATGGTCAACGAGTTCAGCCTCTCTCAGATTTGGATCCTCTCTGGATCATTTGACGGCTCAGATCTCAACAGTATAGAGGCTGGTTGGCAG GTTAGTCCGGAGCTTTATGGTGACAGCAGACCGAGATTGTTCACATATTGGACG AGTGATGCATATCAAGCAACTGGCTGCTATAACCTTTTATGTGCTGGATTTGTACAAACTAATAGCAGAATCGCCATCGGAGCTGCCATTTCTCCGGTCTCTTCCCTTACCGGCAACCAATATGACATTACCATTCTCATTTGGAag gatcCAAAATTGGGAAACTGGTGGATGGGATTCGGTGACAACACACTGGTGGGTTACTGGCCGGCGGAGCTATTCACTCACCTGGCCGACCATGCCACCATGGTGGAGTGGGGCGGCGAGGTCGTCAACTCAAGGTCCAATGGCCAGCACACTTCCACCCAAATGGGCTCCGGCCACTTCGCCAACGATGGCTTCGGCAAAGCTAGCTACTTTCGAAACCTCGAGATCGTCGACTCTGATAATAACTTAAGTGACGTTCAAGAGATCTCGACATTAGCTGAGAACACCAATTGTTATAACATTATGAGCTCTTACAATGACCAATGGGGCACTCATTTCTACTACGGTGGCCCCGGTAGAAACCCTGAATGTCAATGA